A part of Brevinematia bacterium genomic DNA contains:
- a CDS encoding V-type ATP synthase subunit D → MPNVVPTKLNLITTKEFLSLAKDGRNLLDEKKEVLITNILSVVKEVKKLRSEFDELVREIYNDFIYIKSILGDEFVYNELKCANVREIEFDILHKNIIGVIVPVVKSMNIRMDTHINYSSFFSSYRLESIKSKFETLLRKIVEVAEKEAVLWNLIKDLKKTQRRVNALDNVIIPELLENIKFIVDSLEDREREVLFQLQRMKGRKTKEYEEAKDTSTW, encoded by the coding sequence ATGCCAAACGTAGTACCCACTAAGCTTAACTTGATAACCACGAAAGAATTCCTATCACTCGCAAAAGACGGAAGAAACTTACTGGACGAGAAAAAAGAAGTATTGATCACTAATATTCTCTCAGTCGTAAAAGAGGTAAAGAAACTTAGATCGGAGTTTGATGAATTAGTAAGGGAGATATACAACGATTTCATCTACATAAAGTCCATCCTGGGAGATGAGTTTGTATACAACGAGCTTAAGTGTGCAAATGTTAGAGAGATAGAGTTTGACATACTACATAAAAACATAATAGGCGTCATCGTGCCAGTGGTTAAGTCTATGAACATTAGAATGGATACCCATATAAACTACTCCTCTTTCTTCTCATCCTACAGACTAGAGTCTATAAAAAGTAAGTTTGAGACCTTGCTTAGAAAAATAGTAGAGGTTGCTGAGAAGGAAGCAGTACTATGGAATTTGATAAAAGATCTCAAGAAAACCCAAAGGAGAGTAAATGCCCTAGATAATGTCATAATACCAGAACTTTTAGAAAATATAAAGTTTATAGTAGATTCCCTTGAAGACAGGGAGAGAGAGGTTCTTTTCCAGCTTCAGAGAATGAAGGGAAGGAAGACAAAGGAATATGAAGAAGCTAAGGATACTAGCACTTGGTGA